The Brassica napus cultivar Da-Ae chromosome C7, Da-Ae, whole genome shotgun sequence genome has a segment encoding these proteins:
- the LOC125590400 gene encoding uncharacterized protein LOC125590400, whose protein sequence is MMVHLYEVWDTIDLWSDNAKKNNMAIALIFQSVPEALTLQIGEHDTSKKIWEAIKSPNLGVDRVREARLQILMSEFDKLKMAYTDTLDDYAGKLSDLASRAAALGEITEESKMVKKFLKGLLRTKFINIVALLKQVLDLNSTGFEDIVGRLKTFEEHIKEKTQDEDQSKLMFVKNDTQGGEASDKTKKDYSKVKCWRCDKMGHFVPHCPTQPREGTNLTETQESDALYMHEVVFLNKERVFPKRFDECVGNTSIWYLDNGASTI, encoded by the exons ATGATGGTTCATTTATACGAAGTTTGGGATACGATTGATCTATGGAGTGATAACgcaaagaagaacaatatggcgATTGCTCTAATCTTTCAATCAGTCCCAGAGGCGCTAACACTTCAGATAGGAGAACATGATACATCGAAGAAGATTTGGGAAGCTATCAAATCACCTAACCTAGGTGTTGATCGCGTGAGAGAAGCAAGGTTACAGATTTTGATGTCTGAGTTCGACAAACTGAAGATGGCATACACAGACACGTTGGATGACTACGCAGGAAAACTTTCAGACTTAGCATCGAGAGCAGCCGCGTTAGGAGAGATAACGGAAGAATCGAAGATGGTAAAGAAGTTTCTAAAGGGACTTCTAAGAACAAAGTTCATTAACATCGTAGCTTTGTTAAAACAAGTGCTGGATCTAAATTCAACGGGGTTCGAAGACATTGTTGGGAGATTGAAAACTTTCGAAGAacacataaaagaaaaaacccaagatgaagatcaatcgAAGTTAATGTTTGTAAAGAATGATACGCAAG gaggagaagcttcgGACAAGACCAAGAAGGACTACTCTAAGGTTAAATGCTGGAGATGCGACAAGATGGGGCACTTTGTGCCACATTGTCCTACACAACCGAGAGAAGGAACAAATCTAACGGAGACACAAGAGTCAGATGCATTATATATGCACGAAGTTGTGTTCCTCAACAAAGAAAGAGTGTTTCCTAAAAGATTTGACGAGTGTGTTGGAAATACGAGTATATGGTATCTTGACAATGGTGCAAGTACCATATGA
- the LOC106445614 gene encoding uncharacterized protein LOC106445614: protein MKYAEISHFSHPKHNLKYDYIEKPFKCDGCNEVGIGSRYRCSSDHQSCDFDLHAHCALPSANITHPFYKKCKFQFLAKPPGNERRYCNACQKDVSGFVYHCRACGFDLHPCCAMLPMVLDDGETKLFLYRNVSSSCHRCGKKGRSWSYRSSCKKYNLHVACVREMLVENWRELYKGQSGKRIEGKSLALKNTLEHHHRSSSKGKVQKCCEIAGMAVQFVISAVLGDPTALIAGVVGSLISRG, encoded by the exons ATGAAATACGCAGAGATATCTCATTTTAGCCACCCAAAACATAACCTCAAATACGACTACATCGAGAAGCCCTTCAAGTGTGATGGCTGCAATGAAGTAGGGATCGGGTCTCGCTATCGCTGCTCCAGTGATCATCAAAGCTGCGATTTCGATCTTCATGCACACTGCGCGTTACCTTCCGCCAACATAACACATCCGTTCtacaaaaaatgtaagtttCAGTTTTTGGCTAAGCCGCCAGGGAATGAAAGACGATACTGCAACGCGTGCCAGAAGGACGTGTCGGGATTCGTGTACCATTGCAGGGCATGTGGGTTTGATCTTCACCCGTGTTGCGCTATGCTTCCTATGGTTTTGGACGATGGAGAGACCAAGCTCTTCCTTTACCGCAACGTTAGCTCGTCCTGTCATCGATGTGGAAAAAAAGGCCGTAGCTGGAGTTACAG GTCGTCTTGCAAAAAGTACAATCTCCACGTAGCGTGCGTGAGGGAGATGTTGGTGGAGAATTGGCGGGAGCTGTACAAAGGACAAAGTGGTAAACGCATAGAAGGCAAGAGCCTGGCGTTGAAGAACACCCTTGAGCATCACCACCGTAGCAGCAGCAAAGGCAAAGTCCAGAAGTGCTGTGAGATCGCTGGAATGGCCGTGCAGTTCGTTATCTCTGCCGTGCTTGGTGATCCAACGGCCCTTATCGCCGGAGTTGTAGGCTCCCTCATCTCCCGAGGATGA